The genomic window GAAGGCCCCGGGACGCCTGGACGAGGGTGCCGGTGAAGACCGCCCAGTCCAGGTCGTTGTCGGGGAGCAGGATCGGCAGGAGCAGGCGGCCGCCAGGTGGCAGGGCTTCGGCCAAGCGGTTCGGTAGGTCGGGGCCGCCGGGTTCGGAGCCGATGGGGACGTAGGCGGCGATGTCACGGGCGCCTGTCCGACGTACCAGCGCAAGGGTTTGATCCTGGATCTTGGTGGCGGCGGCGAGCGTGACCGAGTCCGGAAGTGATCTGCGGAACGTGAGCAGGCGTGTGCGCAGCGCGTTTTTGATTTGGCGTGATTTTTCGCCATCAGCGGTTAAATCCGACATGCAACACCCCCTTCTGGAAACCGGCAAACGCCGCACACTATGTCAGCATCGCTGAGAACGCCAGGGCCACTCCGGGAGGATGTGTGACACTTCGTGGCCGGCTGACCAGCGCATTTCTGGTGGTCGTGCTCGGTCCCGTTCTGCTCGGATCCGTCTTCGTCGCACTGACCGTCGGTGCGGTGAGCCGGGAACGAGTCACCGAACGCCTCGACCACGCCGAGACCACCGTGGGCGCTGCCGTGAGCGCGATCTGCCGGCAACTCCAGGCCGCTGCCGACGCGGTCGCCGTGGTCCCGTCCGAGAACCGTGCCGCGGTCGCCGCTCAACTGGTCACCAGAGGACTCGCCTCCGCGATCAACGTGTCCGATCCAGGTCAGCCGATCACCGGCCGGGTCGCGAGTAGCGAACAGGGAAAAGACACGGTCGGCTGGAAGAGCTGTATGAATCCACCGAAGGCGAGCCCGGTGAGCGAGCCCGCCACCGCGATCTCCGCCACCGCGTACGCCCAAGAGGTCACCGTGACCGCCGCCCAGCGCATCGATGCCGCCCTTCTGGACCGCCTGAGTGAGGCATCAGGAGCGACCGCCGCGATGAGCGGCCCGAAAGACGATCGCGCCGCCAACCGGGACATGCCCGCCGAACCGGGCCAACCACTCACCCTGACCCTCAGCGTCCGCACTGGCGAATCGCCTTTCCGGCACGCCGTCCTGCCACTGATCGTGTTGGTCACCGCCGGTCTGGCGGTGCTGGCGGCCCGTTGGCTGGCGCATTCCACCACCCGCCCGCTCGGTGACCTGGCCTGGGCGGCCGACCGGGTGGCCAACGGCGACCTGGACACCCGCGTGCCGATCCCGCGGCCGGACGAACTGGGCCGCCTGGCCGGCACCTTCAACCGGATGACCCGGGAGTTGCAGTCCTATGTGCAGGCGCTGACCGCGAGCCGGGACCAGCTGCGCCGCCACCTGGCGATCCTCGGCGACACCCTGTCCAGCACCCATGATCTGGACCGGATCCTCCCGGTGATCCTGCGAACCGCGATGACCGCGACCGGCGCGCGGGCCGGCCTGATCCTGCTGATCGAACCGTCCGACGGCCGGTTGGCCGCGCGGTCCGGTTCGGGTCTCACCGGCGACTGGGATCTGCCCGTCGCGGAGCTGCTGCAACGCCGGCTGGCGCCGGGGCGCGGGATCCTCGGGACGGTCGCGGCCACCGGTTCACCCTTACGGGGTACTAACCGGGGGGTGACCCGCGATACGAACGGAGCCGACCCGGACGAACCGGCGTGTGAGTCGTATCTCGCGGTGCCGATCTGCGCTCCGCCGGCCGAGGACGCCGACCCGGGTCCGGGTGTTCTCGGGGTGCTCGCCCTCTACGACCGGCTCGGTGGTCCCGGGTTCGAGGACAACGATCTGCGCATCGTGCGGACCTTCGCCGGTCAGGCCGGGGTGGCGGTGCACAACGTCCGGGTCCATGAGGAGGCCCAGCGCCTCTCTTTGACCGATCCGCTGACCGGACTCTGGAACTACCGTTATCTGCGTGAGGTGCTGCGCCGTGAGGTGGAGCGGGCGAGCCGGTTCGGCCGGATGCTCACCGTGCTGGTCCTCGACCTCGATCACTTCAAGGAGGTGAACGACACGTATGGCCACACCGCCGGTGACCAGGTGCTGGGCGAGTTCGCCCGGCGGATCCGGATCGGGCTGCGGGAGGTCGACGTGGCGTTCCGTCAGGGCGGTGAGGAGTTCGTGGTGCTGCTGCCGGAGACGGACGCGTACGGCGGGGTGATCGTCGCCGAGCGGCTGGGCGCCGCGGTGCGGGAGTGGCCGATTCCGGTCGACCCGCGCCGGCCGGGCCTCGGCGACCGGGTCTCGATCAGTGTCTCGATCGGCATCGCCGTCTTCCCCGAGCACGGTGCGACGGCGCAGCAGGTGCTCGACGCGGCCGACGAGGCGTTGTACGCGGCCAAGCACGCCGGCCGTGACACGTACCGCTTGGCCGAAAGGGTTTCCGGTATCGGACCGGAAGGGCAACTGGATGCCGCGAGACAGGCCCCTGGCCGCTAGTCTCGGCGGCATGCTTGAGGCCGAACAGCCGGGCACAACAGCGCCGTACCAGCCGGGCACGACAGCGAAGGTGAAGTGACTTCAATGACGACGAAACGCGCCGTCAAGGCAGTGATCCCAGCGGCGGGGTTGGCAACCCGCTTCCTGCCGGCCACCAAGGCGGTCCCCAAGGAACTCCTGCCGGTGGTGGACCGGCCGGTGCTGCAGTACATCGTCGAGGAGGCCGCCGCCGCGGGCCTCAGCGACGTCCTGCTGGTCACCGGGCGTGGCAAGACCGCGATGGTGGACCACTTCGACCGCCGTCCCGACGTGGAGGCCCGGC from Actinoplanes derwentensis includes these protein-coding regions:
- a CDS encoding 5-formyltetrahydrofolate cyclo-ligase; the protein is MSDLTADGEKSRQIKNALRTRLLTFRRSLPDSVTLAAATKIQDQTLALVRRTGARDIAAYVPIGSEPGGPDLPNRLAEALPPGGRLLLPILLPDNDLDWAVFTGTLVQASRGLLEPTGPRLGVTAIRTVDLLLVPALAVADDGTRMGRGGGSYDRALSRLPSPRPSAPSSPGPSAHSSPGPLTVALLHDGETLSSVPADPHDRAVQAVVTPTEGFSRRPV
- a CDS encoding GGDEF domain-containing protein, producing MTLRGRLTSAFLVVVLGPVLLGSVFVALTVGAVSRERVTERLDHAETTVGAAVSAICRQLQAAADAVAVVPSENRAAVAAQLVTRGLASAINVSDPGQPITGRVASSEQGKDTVGWKSCMNPPKASPVSEPATAISATAYAQEVTVTAAQRIDAALLDRLSEASGATAAMSGPKDDRAANRDMPAEPGQPLTLTLSVRTGESPFRHAVLPLIVLVTAGLAVLAARWLAHSTTRPLGDLAWAADRVANGDLDTRVPIPRPDELGRLAGTFNRMTRELQSYVQALTASRDQLRRHLAILGDTLSSTHDLDRILPVILRTAMTATGARAGLILLIEPSDGRLAARSGSGLTGDWDLPVAELLQRRLAPGRGILGTVAATGSPLRGTNRGVTRDTNGADPDEPACESYLAVPICAPPAEDADPGPGVLGVLALYDRLGGPGFEDNDLRIVRTFAGQAGVAVHNVRVHEEAQRLSLTDPLTGLWNYRYLREVLRREVERASRFGRMLTVLVLDLDHFKEVNDTYGHTAGDQVLGEFARRIRIGLREVDVAFRQGGEEFVVLLPETDAYGGVIVAERLGAAVREWPIPVDPRRPGLGDRVSISVSIGIAVFPEHGATAQQVLDAADEALYAAKHAGRDTYRLAERVSGIGPEGQLDAARQAPGR